The following proteins are encoded in a genomic region of Fundidesulfovibrio putealis DSM 16056:
- a CDS encoding molybdopterin-containing oxidoreductase family protein: MNTVENAPLSGRPGYPGAVVTTCTRDCPSCCGLMAKVEEGRLTAIRGNPDHPLNQGGCCAKMKDYVQRVYSPERVLHPMRRTDSGWVRIGWDEALDEVAERLKAVVAESGPEAVLHYQGYGERTALKLLNARFFALLGGATGLRGSLCSGTAYAAMSRDFGERISHDPLDHLNSRTVILWGRNPAATQFNMTRILATVRKQGGPGSQVWLVDPAATESLALCDRHIQGAPGADLHLALGAARVMLENGWQDDDFIAGHTRGFDAYRQLVFSRSVAEHARLAGVPEQDLLDLAERLCREKPAAILLGWGMHRHVEAHLAVRAVDALAAITGNIGVPGGGVSQGFEEYGPYDQSVWGADLHPPRRSLLLPHIAREITEAASPPVRMIVISAANPVCMAPDSGAVAAAFASREFVVYMGHFLDDTARLAHIFLPCATFLEEDDVVAAYGHNYLGPVNKAIDPPGQCRSQFDIYQDLARRFPFADEYRKPLDQWLEIICRPFFDKGSSLEALRKGPVRDPDAPMVPWQGGAFRTQSGRFEFLDEAHGFPDASDEYPLALLTTGSPKHLCSELTLAEHDPLPEARIHPDTGRRYGLSDGAQAWLENGLGRVKVLARFDPRQRPDVCLCRRGGWVAAGHGLNRIIAARVSALGNGTPYYETRVAIRPA; the protein is encoded by the coding sequence ATGAATACCGTCGAAAACGCCCCCCTGTCGGGCCGCCCCGGATACCCCGGCGCTGTGGTCACCACCTGCACCCGCGACTGCCCCAGTTGCTGCGGCCTGATGGCCAAGGTGGAAGAGGGCCGCCTCACGGCCATCCGGGGAAACCCGGACCATCCCCTGAACCAGGGCGGCTGCTGCGCCAAGATGAAGGACTACGTCCAGCGGGTGTACAGCCCGGAGCGGGTGCTCCATCCCATGCGCCGCACGGACTCGGGCTGGGTGCGCATCGGCTGGGACGAGGCCCTGGACGAGGTGGCCGAGCGCCTGAAAGCGGTCGTCGCAGAGTCCGGCCCCGAAGCCGTGCTGCACTACCAGGGCTACGGCGAACGCACGGCGCTGAAGCTCTTGAACGCACGTTTCTTCGCGCTCCTGGGCGGCGCGACAGGGCTTCGCGGTTCGCTCTGCAGCGGCACGGCCTACGCCGCCATGAGCCGCGACTTCGGCGAGCGCATCTCCCATGATCCCCTGGACCACCTGAACAGCCGCACCGTGATCCTCTGGGGGCGAAATCCCGCCGCGACCCAGTTCAACATGACCCGCATCCTGGCCACTGTGCGAAAGCAGGGAGGCCCAGGCTCCCAGGTCTGGCTGGTGGACCCGGCAGCCACCGAGAGCCTGGCCCTGTGCGACCGGCACATCCAAGGCGCGCCCGGCGCGGACCTGCACCTGGCCCTGGGCGCCGCGCGCGTGATGCTGGAGAACGGCTGGCAGGACGACGATTTCATAGCTGGTCACACGCGAGGCTTCGACGCTTATCGGCAACTTGTCTTTTCGCGCAGCGTGGCCGAACACGCCCGGCTGGCCGGAGTGCCCGAGCAGGACCTACTCGATCTGGCCGAGCGCCTCTGCCGGGAGAAACCAGCCGCCATCCTCCTGGGCTGGGGCATGCACCGCCACGTGGAGGCCCATCTGGCCGTGCGCGCCGTGGACGCCCTGGCGGCCATCACCGGCAACATCGGCGTGCCCGGCGGCGGCGTGAGCCAGGGGTTCGAGGAATACGGCCCCTACGACCAGTCGGTCTGGGGCGCGGACCTGCACCCGCCCAGGCGAAGCCTCCTGCTGCCGCACATCGCGCGCGAGATCACGGAAGCCGCCAGCCCGCCCGTGCGCATGATCGTTATCAGCGCGGCCAATCCGGTGTGCATGGCTCCGGACTCGGGCGCCGTGGCCGCAGCCTTCGCCTCCCGCGAGTTCGTGGTCTATATGGGCCACTTCCTGGACGACACGGCCCGGCTGGCCCACATCTTCCTGCCCTGCGCCACCTTCCTGGAGGAGGACGACGTGGTGGCCGCCTACGGGCACAACTATCTGGGACCGGTGAACAAGGCCATCGACCCGCCCGGCCAGTGCCGCTCCCAGTTCGACATCTACCAGGATCTCGCCCGGCGCTTTCCCTTCGCAGACGAGTACAGAAAGCCCCTGGACCAATGGCTGGAGATCATCTGCCGCCCCTTCTTCGACAAGGGCTCCAGCCTGGAGGCGCTGCGCAAAGGCCCCGTGCGCGACCCGGACGCGCCCATGGTCCCCTGGCAGGGCGGCGCGTTCCGCACGCAGTCCGGGCGCTTCGAGTTCCTGGACGAAGCCCACGGCTTCCCGGACGCCAGCGACGAATATCCCCTGGCGCTCCTGACCACCGGCAGCCCGAAACATCTGTGCTCGGAGCTGACCCTGGCCGAGCACGACCCGCTGCCCGAGGCCCGCATCCACCCGGACACCGGCAGGCGCTATGGCCTTTCGGACGGGGCGCAGGCCTGGCTGGAGAACGGGCTTGGACGGGTGAAGGTGCTGGCGCGCTTCGACCCCCGCCAGCGCCCGGACGTCTGCCTGTGCCGCCGGGGGGGCTGGGTTGCCGCCGGGCACGGGCTGAACCGGATCATCGCCGCCCGCGTGAGCGCGCTGGGCAACGGCACGCCCTATTACGAGACGCGCGTCGCGATAAGACCCGCATAG
- a CDS encoding AzlD domain-containing protein produces MDQTTIFLTILGMAGVTYLPRLIPALFFASRPMPEPLRRFLSVVPPAVLGALLVQSVLLSGGKLRVTPDNVFLWAALLTGFLAWRTKGFFGPVLAGMGLVAAARFFL; encoded by the coding sequence ATGGACCAGACCACCATCTTCCTGACCATCCTGGGCATGGCTGGCGTCACCTACCTGCCACGGCTCATCCCTGCGCTGTTCTTCGCCTCGCGCCCCATGCCGGAGCCGCTGCGGCGTTTCCTCTCGGTGGTGCCCCCGGCGGTGCTCGGGGCGCTCCTGGTGCAGTCGGTGCTGCTGTCCGGCGGGAAGCTTCGCGTCACGCCGGACAACGTGTTCCTGTGGGCGGCGCTGCTTACTGGTTTTCTGGCCTGGCGCACCAAGGGCTTCTTCGGGCCGGTGCTGGCCGGCATGGGGCTGGTGGCCGCTGCGCGCTTCTTTCTATGA
- a CDS encoding WD40 repeat domain-containing protein: MSAPVLLSPGLWQWQLEAFPERAAFSRDGSKMAFALGDGRIAVIDLPGGEPRYVQMHDGSCLCLGAHPSGGWLSGGDDGRLMYCSAEGVPTEVVQAQGQWLEHMASSPDGRIMAVSAGREVIVLDLEAGSMAEFGPHPSTVTGLALSPTGAVLAATHAGGVSLWDMDQPGEPVKLALAGLSLAPSFSPDCAYLACGHQENSIHIINLETRTVFGLAGLPAKPGQLGWTHDGRHLMHSGTKAVICWPVPECFQPDPTPVAFAVQQEARMTALATNPRIPFAAGGFDDGTLLLAEFKRFTAYPLDAELGSPVSALAWSGQGVHLACGMQDGRAILLDLGELLANS; the protein is encoded by the coding sequence ATGAGCGCGCCCGTTCTTCTCTCGCCCGGCCTGTGGCAGTGGCAGCTGGAAGCCTTTCCCGAGCGCGCCGCCTTCTCGCGAGACGGCTCGAAGATGGCCTTCGCCCTGGGCGACGGCCGCATCGCCGTGATCGACCTGCCCGGCGGCGAACCCCGCTACGTCCAGATGCACGACGGCTCCTGCCTGTGCCTGGGCGCGCACCCCTCGGGCGGCTGGCTCTCCGGCGGCGACGACGGACGCCTCATGTACTGCTCGGCCGAAGGCGTGCCCACCGAGGTGGTTCAGGCCCAGGGCCAGTGGCTGGAGCACATGGCCTCCTCGCCGGACGGACGCATCATGGCCGTTTCCGCCGGACGCGAGGTGATCGTCCTGGACCTGGAAGCCGGGTCCATGGCCGAGTTCGGGCCGCACCCCTCCACCGTGACCGGGCTGGCCTTGAGCCCCACGGGCGCGGTCCTGGCCGCCACCCACGCCGGGGGCGTCAGCCTGTGGGACATGGACCAGCCCGGCGAACCCGTGAAGCTGGCCCTGGCGGGCTTAAGCCTCGCGCCGTCCTTCTCGCCGGACTGCGCCTACCTGGCCTGCGGGCACCAGGAAAATTCCATCCACATCATCAACCTGGAGACCCGCACCGTGTTCGGGCTGGCCGGGCTCCCGGCCAAACCGGGGCAGCTTGGCTGGACCCACGACGGTCGCCACCTCATGCACTCCGGCACCAAGGCTGTTATCTGCTGGCCCGTGCCCGAATGCTTCCAGCCCGACCCCACCCCCGTGGCCTTCGCCGTGCAGCAGGAGGCCCGCATGACCGCCCTGGCCACCAACCCGCGCATCCCCTTCGCGGCGGGCGGCTTCGACGACGGCACGCTGCTCCTGGCGGAGTTCAAGCGCTTCACGGCCTATCCCCTGGACGCCGAGCTCGGCAGCCCGGTGTCGGCCCTGGCCTGGAGCGGGCAGGGCGTGCACCTGGCCTGCGGCATGCAGGACGGGCGGGCCATCCTCCTGGACCTGGGCGAACTGCTGGCCAACAGCTGA
- a CDS encoding CobW family GTP-binding protein, translating to MLPIPVTVLTGYLGAGKTTLLNRILTGNHGKRYAVIVNEFGEAGIDNQLVAHSDEEIFEMNNGCICCTVRGDLIRMVNGLIRRKGNLDAILIETTGLADPAPVIQTFFLDQETKSNTSLDAVVTVVDARHFEQQLASSQQVREQVVFADAIILNKTDLVDETELALARDAIRRLNPRAEIMASSRCDVPLDKVLNRRSFDLARLLEIEPDLLDGEAHEHTHDSVTSVSLVSDKPVDFDKFKAWIGQYLNAHGQKVMRSKGILNLPGERQRLVFQGVHMMVEMGFGQPWKEDEKRTSTVVFIGRELDRLALQIAFRGCLAAS from the coding sequence ATGCTCCCTATTCCGGTTACGGTCCTGACCGGCTACCTCGGCGCGGGCAAGACCACGCTGTTAAACCGCATCCTCACCGGGAACCACGGCAAGCGCTACGCGGTCATCGTCAACGAGTTCGGCGAGGCAGGCATAGACAACCAGCTGGTGGCCCACTCGGACGAGGAAATCTTCGAGATGAACAACGGCTGCATCTGCTGCACCGTGCGCGGCGACCTGATCCGCATGGTCAACGGGCTGATCCGCCGCAAGGGCAACCTGGACGCCATCCTCATCGAGACCACGGGCCTTGCCGACCCCGCCCCGGTGATCCAGACCTTCTTCCTGGACCAGGAGACCAAGTCCAACACCAGCCTGGACGCCGTGGTCACCGTGGTGGACGCCCGCCACTTCGAGCAACAGCTGGCCAGCAGCCAGCAGGTGCGCGAGCAGGTGGTCTTCGCCGACGCCATCATTCTCAACAAGACCGATCTGGTCGACGAGACGGAGCTGGCCCTGGCCAGGGACGCCATCCGCCGCCTGAACCCGCGCGCCGAGATCATGGCCTCCAGCCGCTGCGACGTTCCCCTGGACAAAGTGCTGAACCGGCGCTCCTTCGACCTGGCGCGCCTGCTGGAGATAGAGCCGGACCTGCTGGACGGCGAGGCCCACGAGCACACCCACGACTCGGTGACCTCGGTGTCCCTGGTCAGCGACAAGCCCGTGGACTTCGACAAGTTCAAGGCCTGGATCGGCCAGTATCTGAACGCCCATGGCCAGAAGGTCATGCGCAGCAAGGGAATCCTCAACCTGCCCGGCGAGCGGCAGCGCCTGGTGTTCCAGGGAGTGCACATGATGGTGGAGATGGGCTTCGGCCAACCCTGGAAAGAGGACGAAAAGCGCACCAGCACCGTTGTTTTCATCGGTCGCGAGCTGGACCGTCTGGCGTTGCAGATCGCGTTCCGCGGCTGCCTGGCGGCCTCATGA
- a CDS encoding triose-phosphate isomerase: MTLMHLNRTTPRLRLDNRETPELYRELFPYTKVSRVPFDDTIVMPRPAERMFITDTTFRDGQQARPPYTVKQIAHIFSLLHKLGGHSGLIRASEFFLYSDKDRRAVEACQNMDFRYPEVTGWIRANKNDLKLVKSMGLKETGMLTSVSDYHIHLKLGKDRAAAMADYLEVVDQALEWGIIPRCHFEDLTRADIYGFCLPFAQALMERSREAGIPVKIRLCDTMGYGVPYAGAALPRSVAKLVRAFTDEAQVPGEWLEWHGHNDFHKVLINASTAWLSGCAGANCTLLGFGERTGNAPLEAMIIEYISLTGEDDAANTPVISEIVRYFEEELEYNVPANYPFAGRDFNATSAGIHVDGLAKNEEIYNIFDTTKILGRPVPIIITDKSGKAGVSYWINTSLELAGDDQVDKRHPAVDKIYNRIMEAYEAGRNTSFSNQEMKALVKRYMPELFASEFDHLKKLAHTLAAQLILKLSEEMCIRQLISEDAMFCMERFLGEYPFIQFMYLTDTEGKIVARKVSDPADRPRFASMTVGVDQSDREWFQRPMQNGKLHITDFYTSAFTGKLCLTVSLPVADQNDKITGVLGADIRFEELLKRQGDLEYANDLGQMD, translated from the coding sequence ATGACCCTCATGCATCTGAACCGCACCACCCCCCGCCTGCGCCTGGACAACAGGGAAACGCCCGAACTGTACCGGGAGCTCTTCCCCTACACCAAGGTGAGCCGCGTTCCCTTCGACGACACCATCGTCATGCCGCGCCCGGCCGAGCGGATGTTCATAACCGATACCACCTTCCGCGACGGCCAGCAGGCCAGGCCGCCCTACACGGTCAAGCAGATCGCGCACATCTTCAGCCTGCTGCACAAGCTGGGCGGGCACTCCGGGCTGATCCGGGCCAGCGAGTTCTTCCTCTACTCCGACAAGGACCGCCGCGCCGTGGAAGCCTGCCAGAACATGGACTTCCGCTACCCCGAAGTCACCGGCTGGATCCGCGCCAACAAGAACGACCTGAAGCTGGTCAAGTCCATGGGCCTCAAAGAGACCGGTATGCTCACCTCGGTCTCGGACTACCACATCCACCTGAAGCTCGGAAAAGACCGCGCGGCCGCCATGGCCGACTACCTGGAAGTGGTGGACCAGGCTCTGGAGTGGGGCATCATCCCCCGCTGCCACTTCGAGGACCTGACCCGCGCCGACATCTACGGCTTCTGCCTGCCCTTCGCCCAGGCCCTGATGGAGCGCTCCCGCGAGGCGGGCATCCCCGTGAAGATCCGCCTGTGCGACACCATGGGCTACGGCGTGCCCTACGCCGGAGCCGCCCTGCCCCGCAGCGTGGCCAAGCTGGTGCGCGCCTTCACCGACGAGGCCCAGGTGCCCGGAGAATGGCTGGAGTGGCACGGCCACAACGACTTCCACAAGGTGCTCATCAACGCCTCCACGGCCTGGCTGTCGGGCTGCGCCGGGGCCAACTGCACCCTGCTGGGCTTTGGCGAGCGCACCGGCAACGCCCCCCTGGAGGCCATGATCATCGAGTACATCTCGCTCACCGGCGAGGACGACGCGGCCAACACGCCGGTCATCTCGGAGATCGTGCGCTACTTCGAGGAGGAGCTTGAGTACAACGTCCCGGCCAACTACCCCTTTGCCGGACGCGACTTCAACGCCACCTCGGCGGGCATCCACGTGGACGGGCTGGCCAAGAACGAAGAGATCTACAACATCTTCGACACCACCAAGATCCTCGGCCGCCCCGTGCCCATCATCATCACCGACAAGTCGGGCAAGGCGGGCGTCAGCTACTGGATCAACACCTCCCTGGAGCTCGCGGGCGACGACCAGGTGGACAAGCGCCACCCGGCAGTGGACAAGATCTACAACCGCATCATGGAAGCCTACGAGGCCGGGCGCAACACCTCCTTCTCCAACCAGGAGATGAAGGCCCTGGTGAAGCGCTACATGCCGGAGCTGTTCGCCTCCGAGTTCGACCACCTGAAGAAGCTGGCCCACACCCTGGCCGCGCAGCTGATCCTCAAGCTCTCCGAGGAGATGTGCATCCGCCAGCTCATCAGCGAAGACGCCATGTTCTGCATGGAGCGCTTCCTGGGCGAGTACCCCTTCATCCAGTTCATGTACCTGACCGACACCGAGGGCAAGATCGTGGCCCGCAAGGTCTCCGACCCTGCGGACCGGCCCAGGTTCGCCTCCATGACCGTGGGCGTGGACCAGTCCGACCGCGAATGGTTCCAGCGGCCCATGCAGAACGGCAAGCTGCACATCACCGACTTCTACACCTCGGCGTTCACGGGCAAGCTCTGCCTGACCGTGTCGCTGCCCGTTGCCGATCAGAACGACAAGATAACGGGCGTGCTCGGCGCGGACATCCGCTTCGAGGAGTTGCTCAAGCGCCAGGGCGACCTGGAGTATGCGAACGATCTGGGCCAGATGGACTGA
- a CDS encoding cyclic nucleotide-binding domain-containing protein, producing MSQLRLESISLFAHLTPEERELVRPIFFERAYPANSRVITENEAGQEMFILVRGKVRIVKTMLLPGLDSDILAGKDPSKVLATLTGEAHPVFGEMGLVSDSPRSATVETLEESSFLVTDRERFFGLVEREPRLGARLLASLCERMAEMVRSSNAEVMKLTTALALILSGRR from the coding sequence ATGAGCCAGCTCCGCCTGGAATCCATCAGCCTTTTTGCGCATCTGACCCCCGAGGAACGGGAGCTGGTGCGGCCCATTTTCTTCGAGCGCGCCTATCCCGCCAATTCGCGGGTGATCACCGAGAACGAGGCGGGCCAGGAGATGTTCATTCTGGTAAGGGGCAAGGTGCGCATCGTGAAGACCATGCTCTTGCCCGGCCTGGACTCGGACATCCTGGCTGGCAAGGACCCGAGCAAGGTGCTGGCAACGCTCACGGGAGAAGCGCACCCCGTGTTCGGCGAAATGGGGCTCGTGTCGGACAGCCCCCGTTCGGCCACGGTGGAAACCCTGGAGGAGTCGTCGTTTCTGGTCACGGACCGGGAGCGCTTCTTCGGGCTGGTGGAGCGGGAGCCGCGTCTGGGCGCGCGCCTGCTGGCCTCGCTGTGCGAACGCATGGCCGAGATGGTGCGCTCCTCCAACGCCGAGGTCATGAAGCTGACCACGGCCCTGGCCCTCATCCTTTCGGGAAGGCGGTGA
- a CDS encoding AzlC family ABC transporter permease gives MPQNPSPDSPLAQRPDSRQEASAFSQALPIILGYLPVGFAYGVLAVKAGMSLANTGAMSLLVYAGSAQLIGVEMIGAGAPPISVIATTLIVNLRHVLFSAALSPHLAGWPTRRIARFCSQLTDETFALHATRFHKRQNSPGKTLAINAMAHAAWITGGIAGAVAGGFVPDVKPLGLDFALPAMFAVLLVGQLLSKAHVLAAVLGSAFALILSQTPAAPYATLAGAILAAAMAAMTPWARPKTA, from the coding sequence ATGCCGCAAAACCCGTCACCAGATTCTCCGCTGGCCCAGCGCCCGGATTCTCGCCAGGAAGCCTCGGCTTTCAGCCAGGCCCTGCCCATCATCCTGGGGTACCTGCCCGTGGGCTTCGCCTACGGCGTGCTGGCCGTGAAGGCCGGGATGTCGCTGGCCAACACGGGCGCTATGTCGCTTTTGGTGTATGCGGGGTCCGCCCAGCTGATCGGCGTGGAGATGATCGGCGCGGGCGCGCCGCCCATCTCGGTGATCGCCACCACCCTGATCGTGAACCTGCGCCACGTGCTGTTTTCCGCCGCGCTCTCGCCGCATCTGGCGGGCTGGCCAACCCGGCGTATCGCCCGGTTCTGTTCGCAGCTCACGGACGAGACCTTCGCCCTGCACGCCACGCGCTTCCACAAACGCCAGAACTCCCCGGGCAAGACCCTGGCCATCAACGCCATGGCCCACGCAGCCTGGATAACGGGCGGCATCGCCGGGGCGGTGGCGGGCGGGTTCGTGCCGGACGTCAAACCCCTGGGTCTCGATTTCGCGCTGCCCGCCATGTTCGCGGTGCTTCTGGTCGGGCAGCTCCTCTCCAAGGCGCACGTGCTGGCCGCCGTGCTGGGCAGCGCCTTCGCCCTCATCCTGTCCCAGACCCCCGCCGCGCCCTACGCCACCCTTGCCGGAGCCATCCTGGCTGCGGCCATGGCGGCCATGACCCCCTGGGCCAGGCCCAAAACGGCCTGA
- a CDS encoding lytic murein transglycosylase, producing the protein MRIIMLLAILLASATGPSWAAGEFDAVKARLVSDGVPQAEVTAVFSRPDVRFTPDPMGKKLLEMYTAKYGSDVVRELQTRLAALGYFFGPVSGRPDFVFRNGVRAFHKDHGLTPDGRLTLDLLTLARQEQGKASPETQNTLKEMAAKGPPDMYEVIMQPERLAEAKAFLDANGPVLEEVRQRYGVPPTVTVGLLTVETRTGKFLGDNLAVNNLASMAASTSTARVMDVFAGEKVTPERRTWLDAKAAEKAAWAYTELKALFRYARENRLDMAAMPGSIYGAIGVSQFMPTSLLRFGMDGDGDGKVDIFNVRDAVNSMGNYLRSHGFTGNLEDEATLRESLFRYNHSQTYVNTIMAVSHYLKGGPALP; encoded by the coding sequence ATGCGCATCATCATGCTGCTCGCGATTCTTCTGGCCTCGGCCACCGGCCCCAGCTGGGCCGCAGGCGAATTCGACGCCGTGAAGGCCCGCCTCGTAAGCGACGGCGTCCCCCAGGCCGAGGTGACCGCCGTGTTCTCGCGCCCGGACGTGCGCTTCACGCCGGACCCCATGGGCAAGAAGCTCCTGGAGATGTACACCGCCAAGTACGGCTCGGACGTGGTGCGCGAACTGCAGACGCGCCTTGCCGCGCTGGGCTACTTTTTCGGCCCGGTAAGCGGCCGCCCCGACTTCGTGTTCCGAAACGGCGTGCGCGCCTTCCATAAGGACCACGGCCTGACCCCGGACGGACGCCTCACGCTGGACCTGCTCACCCTGGCCCGCCAGGAGCAGGGCAAGGCCTCGCCCGAGACCCAGAATACCCTGAAGGAGATGGCCGCCAAGGGTCCGCCGGACATGTACGAGGTCATCATGCAGCCCGAGCGCCTGGCCGAGGCCAAGGCCTTCCTGGACGCCAACGGCCCGGTGCTGGAAGAGGTCCGCCAGCGCTACGGCGTGCCCCCCACGGTCACAGTGGGGCTTTTGACGGTCGAGACCCGCACCGGCAAGTTCCTGGGCGACAACCTGGCCGTCAACAACCTGGCCAGCATGGCAGCAAGCACCTCCACGGCCAGGGTCATGGATGTGTTCGCTGGCGAGAAGGTCACTCCGGAGCGCCGCACCTGGCTGGACGCCAAGGCCGCCGAAAAGGCCGCCTGGGCCTACACCGAGCTTAAGGCCCTGTTCCGCTACGCCAGGGAGAACCGGCTGGACATGGCCGCCATGCCCGGCTCCATTTACGGGGCCATCGGGGTCAGCCAGTTCATGCCCACGAGCCTTCTGCGCTTCGGCATGGACGGCGACGGCGACGGCAAGGTGGACATCTTCAACGTGCGCGACGCCGTGAACTCCATGGGCAACTACCTGCGAAGCCACGGCTTCACCGGAAACCTGGAGGACGAGGCCACCCTGCGCGAGTCGCTGTTCCGCTACAACCACTCGCAGACCTACGTGAACACCATCATGGCCGTGTCGCACTACCTGAAGGGCGGTCCGGCGCTGCCCTGA
- a CDS encoding potassium channel family protein, producing MRTIWARWTDNPLAWPLAFMGVILTASAIGFAHLEAHTQAEPVGFFEGLWWAVVTLFTVGYGDFAPKTMSGRLLGMGVMASGIGLVSAVTGSVASAMVERRNKKRRGLLPVSAQGHVLILGWNSHGALLVERLRRMPEFARAPFVLAADIDPARFEEISALLDLGADLHFVRGDTSQRSVLERAKPDQARLIYILPGEDVTPEEADNRSVLTALTVRAQAPRVTLYAEALRDQSRDHLMRAGVTTALGREELAGKAMAFLAVHPVMHDVLYTLLTAGAAGAGQLGNSTGGGLRYRPLTQVEKSQGWAEVVRNTLQSTGQLPMGVCRLPHELKLEDVLDTSQALDSYIMELFQAAGRSSSLGQQGPRVVLNPGPGVDLAGFDGVIFLDNQS from the coding sequence ATGCGAACGATCTGGGCCAGATGGACTGATAACCCGCTGGCCTGGCCGCTGGCCTTCATGGGGGTGATCCTGACCGCTTCGGCGATCGGGTTCGCCCACCTGGAGGCCCACACGCAGGCCGAGCCGGTGGGTTTTTTCGAGGGGCTGTGGTGGGCCGTGGTCACGCTGTTCACGGTGGGCTACGGCGACTTCGCCCCCAAGACCATGTCCGGCAGGCTGCTGGGCATGGGCGTCATGGCTTCTGGCATCGGCCTTGTGTCGGCGGTCACGGGTTCCGTGGCTTCGGCCATGGTGGAGCGCCGCAACAAGAAACGACGGGGGCTTCTGCCTGTGAGCGCGCAAGGTCATGTCCTCATCCTGGGCTGGAACTCCCACGGGGCGCTGCTGGTTGAGCGGCTGCGCCGCATGCCGGAATTCGCGCGCGCACCCTTCGTGCTGGCCGCCGACATCGACCCCGCCCGCTTCGAGGAGATCTCCGCCCTTCTGGACCTGGGCGCTGATTTGCACTTCGTGCGCGGCGACACCTCCCAGCGCTCCGTGCTGGAGCGCGCCAAGCCGGATCAGGCGCGCCTCATCTATATTTTGCCCGGCGAGGACGTCACCCCCGAGGAGGCCGACAACCGCAGCGTGCTCACGGCGCTGACCGTGCGCGCCCAGGCCCCCCGCGTCACCTTGTACGCCGAAGCCCTGCGCGACCAGAGCCGAGACCACCTGATGCGCGCCGGAGTCACCACCGCCCTGGGGCGCGAGGAACTGGCCGGAAAGGCCATGGCTTTTTTGGCCGTGCACCCCGTGATGCACGACGTGCTCTATACCCTGCTGACCGCCGGGGCAGCCGGGGCGGGACAGCTCGGGAACAGCACCGGGGGCGGGCTGCGTTATCGCCCCCTGACCCAGGTCGAAAAATCCCAGGGCTGGGCCGAGGTGGTCCGCAACACCCTGCAAAGCACCGGGCAGCTGCCCATGGGCGTCTGCCGCCTTCCGCACGAACTGAAGCTGGAGGACGTCCTGGACACCTCCCAGGCGCTTGACTCCTACATCATGGAGCTGTTCCAGGCCGCAGGGCGCAGCTCATCCCTGGGCCAGCAGGGGCCGCGCGTGGTGCTCAACCCCGGCCCGGGCGTGGACCTCGCCGGATTCGACGGGGTCATCTTCCTGGACAACCAGTCATGA